A region of Vitis riparia cultivar Riparia Gloire de Montpellier isolate 1030 chromosome 1, EGFV_Vit.rip_1.0, whole genome shotgun sequence DNA encodes the following proteins:
- the LOC117922252 gene encoding serine/threonine-protein kinase BRI1-like 2, with amino-acid sequence MESNPFQLFFHRVLKLLLLLLCALVSGIELRGVSGSTKTDGEALLAFKKMVHKDPHGVLEGWQANKSPCTWYGVSCSLGRVTQLDLNGSKLEGTLSFYPLASLDMLSVLSLSGNLFYVNSTVLLQLPVGLTQLDLSSAGLVGLVPENLFSKLPNLVSATLALNNLTGSLPDDLLLNSDKLQVLDLSYNNLTGSISGLKIENSCTSLVVLDLSGNNLMDSLPSSISNCTSLNTLNLSYNNLTGEIPPSFGGLKNLQRLDLSRNRLTGWMPSELGNTCGSLQEIDLSNNNITGLIPASFSSCSWLRLLNLANNNISGPFPDSILQSLASLETLLLSYNNISGAFPASISSCQNLKVVDFSSNKLSGFIPPDICPGAASLEELRIPDNLISGEIPAELSQCSRLKTIDFSLNYLKGPIPPQIGRLENLEQLIAWFNALDGEIPPELGKCRNLKDLILNNNNLGGKIPSELFNCGNLEWISLTSNGLTGQIPPEFGLLSRLAVLQLGNNSLSGQIPRELANCSSLVWLDLNSNRLTGEIPPRLGRQLGAKSLSGILSGNTLAFVRNLGNSCKGVGGLLEFAGIRPERLLQIPTLKTCDFTRMYSGAVLSLFTKYQTLEYLDLSYNELRGKIPDEIGGMVALQVLELSHNQLSGEIPSSLGQLRNLGVFDASHNRLQGHIPDSFSNLSFLVQIDLSYNELTGQIPTRGQLSTLPASQYANNPGLCGVPLPECQNDDNQPVTVIDNTAGKGGKRPATASWANSIVLGVLISIASICILIVWAIAMRARRKEAEEVKMLNSLQACHAATTWKIDKEKEPLSINVATFQRQLRKLRFSQLIEATNGFSAASLIGCGGFGEVFKATLKDGSSVAIKKLIRLSCQGDREFMAEMETLGKIKHRNLVPLLGYCKVGEERLLVYEFMEYGSLEEMLHGKAKARDRRILTWEERKKIARGAAKGLCFLHHNCIPHIIHRDMKSSNVLLDHEMEARVSDFGMARLISALDTHLSVSTLAGTPGYVPPEYYQSFRCTAKGDVYSFGVVLLELLTGKRPTDKEDFGDTNLVGWVKMKVKEGKGMEVIDPELLSVTKGTDEAEAEEVNEMVRYLDITMQCVEDFPSKRPNMLQAVAMLRELIPGSSNASNSG; translated from the coding sequence atggagagcaacCCCTTTCAGCTTTTCTTTCATCGTGTTCTgaagctgctgctgctgctgctctGTGCGTTGGTTTCTGGGATTGAGCTACGAGGGGTGTCCGGGTCGACGAAGACGGATGGGGAGGCACTTCTTGCGTTCAAGAAGATGGTTCACAAGGACCCGCATGGAGTTTTGGAGGGGTGGCAGGCCAATAAGAGTCCATGCACCTGGTATGGGGTTTCCTGCTCTCTGGGACGTGTCACTCAGCTTGATCTCAACGGGTCTAAACTCGAGGGAACTCTCTCTTTCTACCCCTTGGCTTCTTTAGATATGTTGTCTGTTTTGAGCCTTTCTGGTAATCTCTTTTATGTGAATTCTACTGTTTTGCTTCAACTTCCCGTTGGATTGACACAGCTCGACCTGTCGTCAGCCGGGCTGGTTGGTTTAGTTCCTGAAAATCTTTTCTCCAAGCTTCCGAATCTTGTTTCCGCCACTCTTGCTTTAAACAATTTAACGGGGTCTCTCCCTGATGATCTCTTATTGAATTCCGATAAGCTGCAGGTTCTGGACCTCTCTTATAACAATCTAACGGGTTCCATCTCGGGCCTGAAAATTGAGAATTCTTGCACTTCCTTGGTGGTGTTGGATCTGTCGGGAAACAATCTAATGGATTCACTTCCATCCTCGATTTCCAACTGCACCAGTCTCAACACTTTGAATTTGTCCTACAATAACTTGACGGGAGAGATCCCGCCATCTTTCGGCGGCCTCAAAAACCTACAAAGATTGGATCTCTCCCGCAATCGTCTCACTGGTTGGATGCCTTCCGAGTTGGGAAATACGTGTGGGTCACTCCAAGAAATCGACCTTTCCAATAACAACATTACGGGTCTCATTCCAGCGTCTTTCTCCTCTTGCTCTTGGCTGCGACTTCTTAATTTGGCCAACAACAATATTTCCGGTCCCTTCCCAGATTCCATCCTCCAGAGCCTTGCCTCATTGGAGACCTTGTTGTTGAGCTACAATAACATCTCCGGAGCATTTCCTGCTTCCATTTCATCTTGCCAAAACCTAAAGGTTGTGGATTTCAGTTCTAATAAGCTTTCTGGCTTCATCCCACCAGATATATGTCCAGGTGCTGCTTCACTAGAAGAGCTGAGAATCCCGGACAATTTGATCAGTGGAGAAATTCCAGCTGAATTGTCACAGTGTTCAAGGCTGAAGACTATTGATTTCAGCTTAAACTACCTGAAAGGCCCAATTCCACCACAGATTGGGAGGCTTGAGAATCTTGAGCAGCTAATAGCTTGGTTCAATGCCTTGGATGGAGAAATCCCACCAGAGTTGGGAAAATGCAGGAACCTTAAGGATCTTATCCTTAACAATAACAACCTTGGTGGTAAAATCCCATCTGAATTGTTCAATTGCGGTAATCTGGAATGGATTTCGCTCACAAGCAATGGACTCACTGGCCAAATTCCACCAGAATTCGGCCTTTTGAGTAGACTGGCGGTTCTGCAGCTTGGCAACAACAGCTTGAGTGGTCAGATACCAAGAGAGCTAGCAAATTGCAGCAGCTTGGTATGGTTGGACTTGAATAGCAACAGACTTACCGGGGAAATCCCGCCTCGACTTGGCAGGCAGCTTGGGGCAAAATCATTAAGTGGAATTCTCTCTGGAAACACCCTGGCGTTTGTGCGGAATTTGGGGAATTCATGTAAAGGAGTTGGAGGCTTGTTGGAATTTGCTGGAATTCGTCCTGAACGGCTGTTACAAATCCCAACATTGAAGACTTGTGATTTTACAAGAATGTATTCTGGTGCAGTCCTAAGCCTCTTTACAAAGTACCAGACTTTAGAGTATCTCGATCTCTCCTACAACGAGCTTCGGGGAAAAATACCAGATGAAATTGGGGGAATGGTGGCTCTACAAGTTCTTGAATTGAGCCACAACCAGCTGTCTGGAGAGATCCCCTCATCACTTGGGCAGCTCAGAAACTTAGGTGTATTTGATGCATCACATAACAGATTGCAAGGTCATATCCCAGACTCATTCTCAAATCTCTCTTTCTTAGTCCAAATAGATCTATCCTATAATGAATTAACAGGGCAAATTCCAACAAGGGGGCAACTTAGCACACTTCCTGCAAGCCAGTATGCAAACAACCCAGGGCTCTGTGGAGTTCCATTGCCTGAATGCCAAAATGATGACAATCAACCAGTAACAGTTATAGATAACACTGCTGGGAAAGGAGGCAAAAGACCTGCCACTGCATCCTGGGCCAACAGCATTGTCTTGGGTGTTCTCATTTCCATTGCTTCTATCTGCATTCTGATTGTCTGGGCAATTGCTATGCGTGCAAGGCGGAAGGAGGCAGAAGAAGTCAAGATGCTAAATAGCTTGCAAGCATGCCATGCAGCCACAACATGGAAGATTGACAAGGAGAAAGAGCCACTGAGCATTAATGTGGCGACTTTTCAGAGGCAGCTAAGGAAACTCAGGTTCTCACAACTCATTGAGGCTACCAATGGCTTCTCAGCAGCAAGTCTTATTGGGTGTGGTGGGTTCGGGGAAGTGTTCAAGGCAACATTGAAAGATGGGTCAAGCGTGGCAATCAAGAAACTCATAAGATTGAGTTGCCAAGGAGACCGAGAATTTATGGCTGAGATGGAAACTCTGGGGAAGATCAAGCATAGGAATCTGGTTCCTCTGTTGGGCTACTGCAAGGTTGGAGAAGAGAGACTCCTTGTCTATGAATTCATGGAGTATGGAAGCTTAGAAGAAATGCTACATGGAAAGGCAAAGGCACGAGATCGACGTATTCTAACAtgggaggaaaggaaaaaaattgcaagAGGCGCAGCTAAAGGACTCTGTTTCTTACACCACAATTGTATACCACACATTATACACCGAGACATGAAGTCAAGCAATGTGCTACTGGACCATGAAATGGAAGCTAGAGTCTCTGATTTTGGCATGGCAAGGCTAATAAGTGCGCTTGACACACATCTAAGTGTGAGCACTCTTGCAGGCACACCTGGGTATGTGCCTCCAGAATACTATCAAAGCTTCCGCTGCACGGCTAAAGGAGATGTCTATTCTTTTGGAGTTGTTCTCTTGGAACTCTTGACGGGGAAGCGACCCACTGATAAGGAGGATTTCGGAGACACCAACTTGGTGGGGTGGGTGAAAATGAAAGtgaaagaaggaaaaggaatGGAAGTAATAGACCCAGAGCTGCTTTCAGTCACCAAAGGAACTGATGAAGCCGAAGCTGAAGAGGTTAATGAGATGGTGAGGTACCTAGACATAACAATGCAGTGCGTGGAAGACTTCCCCTCCAAGAGGCCTAATATGTTGCAGGCGGTAGCCATGTTGAGGGAGCTGATACCTGGATCTTCCAATGCAAGCAATAGTGGTTGA
- the LOC117925015 gene encoding CASP-like protein 4D1 isoform X2, whose translation MPQSSGSKALAITSLVVRLLTLIFLLASLIVIATDSATMKIDFTEVKIRFKNVYSYRYMVSVAVIGLAYTFLQIPFAVHYACTGKRLGAHDGLLKFEFFGDKVISYLLATGVGAAFGATFDLKKNLDDLERLIG comes from the exons ATGCCCCAATCATCCGGGTCCAAGGCCTTGGCCATAACCTCGCTTGTGGTGAGGCTCCTGACCTTGATTTTCCTCCTAGCATCTCTCATAGTCATAGCCACAGACTCTGCCACCATGAAGATCGACTTCACGGAAGTAAAAATTAGGTTCAAAAATGTGTATTCCTACAG GTACATGGTTTCAGTAGCCGTGATTGGACTGGCCTACACCTTTTTGCAAATTCCCTTTGCAGTCCACTATGCGTGCACAGGAAAACGCCTAGGAGCCCATGATGGGCTTCTCAAGTTTGAATTCTTTGGTGACAAG GTAATATCATATCTGTTAGCAACAGGAGTTGGTGCAGCATTTGGTGCCACTTTCGATCTGAAGAAGAACTTGGATGATCTGGAGAGATTGATTGGTTAg
- the LOC117925015 gene encoding CASP-like protein 4D1 isoform X1, with product MPQSSGSKALAITSLVVRLLTLIFLLASLIVIATDSATMKIDFTEVKIRFKNVYSYRYMVSVAVIGLAYTFLQIPFAVHYACTGKRLGAHDGLLKFEFFGDKLAIRDQNRNPLTSSYFQGNIISVSNRSWCSIWCHFRSEEELG from the exons ATGCCCCAATCATCCGGGTCCAAGGCCTTGGCCATAACCTCGCTTGTGGTGAGGCTCCTGACCTTGATTTTCCTCCTAGCATCTCTCATAGTCATAGCCACAGACTCTGCCACCATGAAGATCGACTTCACGGAAGTAAAAATTAGGTTCAAAAATGTGTATTCCTACAG GTACATGGTTTCAGTAGCCGTGATTGGACTGGCCTACACCTTTTTGCAAATTCCCTTTGCAGTCCACTATGCGTGCACAGGAAAACGCCTAGGAGCCCATGATGGGCTTCTCAAGTTTGAATTCTTTGGTGACAAG CTAGCTATCAGGGACCAGAACAGAAACCCCCTCACTTCATCATATTTTCAAG GTAATATCATATCTGTTAGCAACAGGAGTTGGTGCAGCATTTGGTGCCACTTTCGATCTGAAGAAGAACTTGGATGA